The following proteins are encoded in a genomic region of Thermoplasmata archaeon:
- a CDS encoding nucleic acid-binding protein gives MRRVLDASALLTGRQFPGDLLTVPGVLRELHRHGMTPQLEAVLETQVRIASPGTAVLERVRAACEASGDAPRLSRTDRELLALATEVDGILVTDDYSIQNVARLLGLAYEPVLAPGIKETWRWTYRCTGCGRTWPDWHEECPTCGAALRTAHPHVTRGTR, from the coding sequence ATGCGGCGCGTCCTGGATGCGTCGGCCCTCCTCACGGGGCGTCAGTTCCCGGGAGACCTCTTGACCGTGCCCGGCGTCCTCCGGGAACTGCACCGCCATGGGATGACCCCGCAGCTCGAGGCCGTCCTGGAGACTCAGGTCCGCATCGCATCCCCGGGGACCGCGGTCCTCGAGCGCGTGCGGGCCGCGTGCGAGGCCAGCGGAGACGCTCCGCGTCTGTCTCGGACGGACCGGGAGCTCCTCGCGCTCGCCACGGAGGTGGACGGCATCCTGGTGACCGACGACTACTCGATCCAGAACGTCGCGCGTCTCCTCGGCCTGGCGTACGAGCCCGTCCTCGCCCCGGGGATCAAGGAGACGTGGCGGTGGACGTACCGTTGCACGGGTTGCGGCCGCACGTGGCCGGACTGGCACGAGGAGTGCCCGACGTGCGGCGCAGCCCTGAGGACGGCCCATCCGCACGTCACACGTGGAACGCGATGA
- a CDS encoding DUF4382 domain-containing protein → MRARVAIVLMLGVFLVGTGAAYYLTSTATGSLAIRIHDSPPIWSSLTITFSEVAVHPADAANDSGWIPLDLSVTRIDFLAAANVSDLLAVDRVAPGTYSQLRIVVSSAQGILSGGAPVTMAVRNGAVVAGTPFTVHGGGTTTLTLDLDLGRSVQQVGGVWEFQPVLGPSGIG, encoded by the coding sequence GTGCGAGCGCGCGTCGCGATTGTCCTCATGCTCGGCGTCTTCCTCGTAGGCACCGGGGCGGCGTACTACCTCACCTCGACGGCAACCGGCAGCCTGGCGATCCGGATTCACGACTCCCCGCCGATCTGGTCCTCCCTGACAATCACCTTCTCCGAGGTCGCGGTCCATCCCGCCGATGCGGCCAACGACAGCGGATGGATCCCCTTGGACCTCAGTGTGACCCGGATCGATTTTCTGGCGGCAGCGAACGTGAGCGATCTCCTCGCCGTGGACCGCGTGGCCCCTGGGACCTACTCGCAGCTTCGAATTGTCGTGAGCTCCGCCCAGGGCATCCTGTCCGGCGGAGCACCCGTCACGATGGCCGTCCGCAACGGCGCGGTCGTGGCGGGGACCCCATTCACCGTCCACGGCGGTGGCACGACCACCCTCACCCTCGATCTGGACCTGGGTCGGTCGGTCCAGCAGGTGGGCGGCGTCTGGGAATTCCAACCCGTCCTCGGTCCGAGCGGCATCGGGTGA
- a CDS encoding ThiF family adenylyltransferase: protein MAPADRYRRQTVLPELGTRGQASLSHSHIVVVGLGALGCVAADLLARAGVGHLRLVDRDVVEIVNLQRQTLYSEADVDRPKAEVAADRLRSVNSSIEVDALAKDVHAATVHEVLGTADLIVDGTDNLETRYLLNEAALDARIPFVYGGAVGTFGMVFAIRSPETACFRCLNPNMPAPGSLPTCETAGILNAVSAQVGAIQAGEAIRLLLGEAPSGDLLVVDGWRPEIQRIRVARKGDCPACGRGERGFLGAKRSQVLASVCGSDTVSLDPLRRAHVDLDALGRRLGKLGTVRRAGSILIADVEGHHLTLFPDGRALIRGVKDESAARAVYAKYVGA from the coding sequence GTGGCTCCCGCGGATCGGTACCGACGCCAGACCGTCCTCCCCGAACTCGGCACCCGAGGTCAGGCGAGCCTCTCCCACTCCCACATCGTCGTCGTGGGCCTCGGCGCCCTCGGATGCGTCGCCGCAGACCTCCTGGCCCGCGCCGGGGTCGGGCACCTGCGTCTCGTGGATCGGGATGTCGTGGAGATCGTGAACCTCCAGCGGCAGACCCTGTACTCCGAGGCCGACGTGGACCGGCCGAAGGCGGAGGTGGCGGCGGACCGCCTGCGGTCCGTCAATTCTTCCATCGAGGTCGACGCCTTGGCCAAGGATGTTCACGCGGCGACGGTCCACGAGGTCCTCGGGACGGCCGATCTCATCGTGGACGGGACAGACAACCTCGAGACGCGTTATCTGCTCAACGAGGCCGCCCTCGATGCACGCATCCCATTCGTGTACGGCGGCGCCGTCGGAACGTTCGGCATGGTCTTCGCGATTCGCTCGCCCGAGACCGCGTGCTTCCGCTGCCTGAACCCGAACATGCCCGCGCCCGGTAGCTTGCCGACCTGCGAGACGGCCGGCATCCTCAACGCGGTCTCCGCCCAAGTCGGGGCCATCCAGGCGGGCGAGGCGATCCGTCTCCTTCTCGGCGAAGCGCCCTCGGGTGACTTGCTGGTCGTCGACGGATGGAGGCCGGAAATCCAGCGGATCCGCGTTGCCCGGAAGGGCGACTGCCCCGCGTGCGGTCGCGGGGAACGGGGGTTCCTCGGCGCGAAACGTTCCCAGGTCCTCGCCTCGGTGTGCGGCAGCGACACGGTGTCCCTTGATCCCCTGCGCCGCGCCCACGTCGACCTGGACGCGCTCGGACGCCGACTCGGGAAGCTCGGCACCGTGCGGCGCGCAGGCAGCATCCTCATCGCGGACGTGGAGGGCCACCACCTCACCCTGTTCCCGGACGGCCGCGCCTTGATTCGCGGCGTGAAGGACGAATCGGCCGCGCGAGCCGTGTACGCGAAGTATGTGGGGGCCTGA
- a CDS encoding serine hydroxymethyltransferase: MFELDAIVRDHERWRLQQVLNLQPSENVMSEAARSLLATDFVHRYTLPARFAPGLGEAKNAYRGTRHTDRMEALAEGLAREVFGVTHASLKPLSGHLAGFLMLQACTRRGDRILVISAEHGGYDGYMPGFLPDYLDLKVDFLPFDTKSWNVDPKKAADAVIATRPRLVLVGASLILFPYNLRWLRGACDDVNAVLAYDASHVLGLIAGGEFQRPFLEGVDILTASTHKSFPGPQGGLLLSNRADLFDRAMDTIMWRTQDNAHWNRIAATAQVLLEMKTWGKAYATQVVANSQALGTQLAKWGFPVKFKSLGFSRSHQLLIDAERLKEDWHLTPWEFADRLEQNNLIVDAVGRIGTNEITRMGATEEHMQAVAGLMSRAARGEDVRRDVEELRSQLHLAFILPS; this comes from the coding sequence GTGTTCGAGCTGGATGCGATCGTCCGGGACCACGAGCGTTGGCGTCTTCAGCAAGTCCTGAACCTCCAGCCCTCCGAAAACGTGATGAGCGAGGCGGCGCGCTCCCTGCTCGCGACGGACTTCGTCCATCGGTACACGCTCCCCGCGCGCTTTGCACCCGGGCTCGGCGAAGCGAAGAACGCGTACCGCGGTACGCGGCACACGGACCGGATGGAGGCGCTGGCCGAGGGCCTCGCCCGTGAGGTCTTCGGCGTCACCCACGCCTCCCTGAAACCGCTCTCCGGCCATCTCGCCGGATTCCTCATGCTCCAGGCCTGCACGCGCCGCGGCGATCGCATCCTCGTCATCTCCGCGGAGCACGGGGGCTACGACGGCTACATGCCCGGGTTCCTCCCGGACTACCTCGACCTGAAGGTCGACTTCCTCCCGTTCGACACGAAGAGCTGGAACGTGGACCCGAAGAAGGCCGCGGACGCGGTGATCGCGACGCGGCCGAGGCTCGTCCTCGTGGGCGCGAGCCTCATTCTCTTCCCGTACAACCTGCGCTGGCTCCGCGGTGCCTGCGACGACGTGAACGCCGTCCTCGCGTACGATGCGTCCCACGTCCTTGGTCTCATCGCGGGCGGCGAGTTCCAGCGACCGTTCCTTGAGGGCGTCGACATCCTCACCGCGAGCACGCACAAGTCGTTCCCGGGGCCGCAGGGAGGTCTCCTCCTGTCCAACCGCGCGGACCTCTTCGACCGCGCCATGGACACGATCATGTGGCGCACGCAGGACAACGCCCACTGGAACCGGATCGCCGCGACCGCGCAGGTCCTCCTCGAAATGAAGACGTGGGGCAAGGCGTACGCAACGCAGGTCGTGGCGAACAGCCAGGCCCTGGGCACGCAACTCGCCAAGTGGGGGTTCCCCGTGAAGTTCAAGTCGCTCGGGTTCTCCCGCTCCCACCAGCTCCTCATCGACGCCGAGAGGCTGAAGGAGGACTGGCACCTGACTCCGTGGGAGTTCGCGGACCGCCTCGAGCAGAACAACCTGATCGTGGACGCCGTGGGCCGCATCGGGACGAACGAGATCACGCGGATGGGGGCGACGGAGGAACACATGCAAGCCGTCGCCGGCCTCATGTCGCGCGCGGCCCGCGGAGAGGACGTCCGGAGGGATGTCGAGGAGCTGCGCTCCCAACTGCACCTCGCCTTCATCCTGCCCTCCTAA
- a CDS encoding exosome complex RNA-binding protein Csl4 has translation MEPKMVLPGDQIAVAEEFEPGEGTYEKDGLVFASTPGVLHLDEQSRVARVRPFNPPAELQPGDIVYAVVDEIRGMMATATVSAIHGRARQVSGETNGTIHISNVSEEYTEDIRDMYHLGDIIRAKVIQTKPSVQLTTAEPDLGVVKALCGQCRGPLELRGRDLFCPRCERTERRKIARDYDSLRLDVPPAELGGGKVPQRPRREDRGGRDFGRGGQGGHGGRDRRDDRGGRDRHGGQDRRGHGGRDRDRRDRGPRHH, from the coding sequence ATGGAACCCAAGATGGTCCTACCGGGCGACCAGATCGCCGTGGCGGAGGAATTTGAGCCGGGCGAAGGCACGTACGAGAAGGACGGACTCGTGTTCGCCTCCACGCCGGGCGTGCTGCATCTCGACGAGCAGAGCCGCGTGGCACGCGTGCGTCCGTTCAACCCGCCCGCGGAGCTCCAGCCCGGCGACATCGTCTACGCCGTGGTCGACGAAATCCGCGGCATGATGGCCACCGCGACCGTGAGTGCGATCCACGGACGGGCCCGCCAGGTGAGCGGCGAGACCAACGGGACGATCCACATCTCGAATGTGTCCGAAGAGTACACGGAGGACATCCGGGACATGTACCACCTCGGGGACATCATCCGGGCCAAGGTCATCCAGACCAAGCCCTCCGTCCAGCTCACGACCGCGGAGCCCGATCTCGGCGTCGTGAAGGCCCTCTGCGGCCAATGCCGCGGGCCTCTCGAACTGCGGGGCCGGGACTTGTTCTGCCCGCGGTGCGAGCGCACGGAGCGGAGGAAGATCGCCCGCGACTACGACAGCCTGCGGCTCGACGTGCCCCCGGCGGAACTCGGCGGCGGGAAGGTGCCCCAGCGGCCTCGCCGCGAGGACCGGGGCGGCCGGGACTTCGGCCGCGGGGGCCAAGGAGGTCACGGGGGCCGGGACCGTCGCGACGACCGGGGCGGCCGGGACCGACACGGCGGGCAGGACCGGCGCGGGCACGGCGGCCGGGACCGCGACCGCAGGGATCGAGGGCCTCGGCATCACTGA
- a CDS encoding METTL5 family protein produces the protein MKKVELERILQSLEPVPSPRPDMEQYPTPAGVVAELGFIAYGKGDLEGRRVLDAGCGNGVLGIAARLLGAASVVGVDADPAAIRVAEANARRVQIDAEWRTADVRSIQGTFDTVLMNPPFGSQKKHADLPFLDRAIALGRVVYSFHNAATQDFLLRRIEAQGGRVTDRVPYAFPLARTFPFHREEVRRIPVILLRTETAKG, from the coding sequence GTGAAGAAAGTCGAGCTGGAACGGATCCTCCAGTCCCTGGAGCCCGTGCCGTCGCCCCGGCCCGACATGGAGCAGTACCCGACCCCGGCCGGCGTGGTGGCCGAGCTGGGTTTCATCGCGTACGGGAAGGGTGATTTGGAAGGTCGCCGCGTGCTGGACGCCGGCTGCGGGAACGGGGTTCTGGGAATCGCGGCGAGACTGCTCGGTGCCGCCTCGGTGGTCGGCGTCGATGCCGATCCGGCGGCGATTCGGGTCGCGGAGGCCAACGCGCGGCGCGTCCAGATCGATGCCGAATGGCGGACCGCGGACGTCAGGTCGATCCAGGGAACCTTCGACACGGTCCTGATGAACCCTCCGTTCGGGTCGCAGAAGAAGCACGCCGACCTGCCGTTCCTCGACAGGGCGATCGCCCTGGGTCGCGTCGTCTACAGCTTCCACAACGCCGCCACGCAGGACTTCCTGCTCCGGCGCATCGAAGCCCAGGGTGGGCGCGTGACGGACCGGGTCCCCTACGCGTTCCCCCTTGCGCGGACCTTTCCTTTCCATCGGGAGGAGGTGCGCCGGATCCCCGTGATCCTCTTGAGGACGGAGACCGCGAAGGGCTAA